The following are encoded together in the Anaerohalosphaeraceae bacterium genome:
- a CDS encoding glycosyltransferase family 4 protein, protein MRIVQITPGSGDQFYCENCLRDTALVRALRRLGADVVLVPMYLPLSLDGDTSLERTELFFGGINVYLQHKLGPLGRLPGPLRRWLDSEPLLRRISRRAGMTSARQLGEMTLSMLDGPQGRQSAELNRLTDFLASLDRRPDVIILSNLLLAGLAGPLRQRLGCRLMCWLQDEDGFIDGLGEPWTARVWQRLRELLEHFELFLPVSRYYAEVMKSRLGLSEEKLFVCPPGLELGDYAPAQTPPAQPSIGFLARMAYVNGLDIAAEAFALLASKPGLEPLRLLICGGKNAADEPTIRSVQETLAQAGLAERVRFVERFEKAERLAFLQQIHVLVCPARYSPAYAMNVLEAMACGVPFAAPRAGVYPEWAQQTGGGILYEPNSPQTLAETLEPLLRNPQQATQMGAAARQAVLSRFDMEQNARRFLQRLETKTGS, encoded by the coding sequence ATGCGGATTGTACAGATAACACCGGGCTCGGGCGACCAGTTTTACTGTGAAAACTGCCTGCGGGATACGGCGCTGGTGCGGGCGCTGCGCCGGCTGGGGGCGGATGTGGTGCTGGTGCCGATGTACCTGCCGCTGTCGCTGGACGGGGACACCTCGCTGGAGCGCACGGAACTGTTTTTCGGCGGCATCAATGTCTATCTTCAGCACAAGCTGGGCCCGCTCGGGCGTCTTCCGGGGCCGCTGCGGCGCTGGCTGGATTCGGAGCCGCTTTTGCGGCGCATCAGCCGACGGGCCGGAATGACCAGCGCCCGCCAGCTGGGGGAAATGACGCTGTCGATGCTCGACGGCCCGCAGGGACGCCAATCCGCTGAACTGAACCGTCTGACGGATTTTCTGGCTTCTCTGGACCGCAGGCCCGATGTGATTATCCTGTCCAATCTGCTTTTGGCGGGGCTGGCCGGGCCGCTTCGGCAGCGGCTGGGCTGTCGGCTGATGTGCTGGCTGCAGGATGAAGACGGGTTTATCGACGGACTGGGGGAGCCCTGGACGGCACGCGTCTGGCAGCGGCTCAGGGAGCTGCTCGAACATTTCGAACTTTTCCTGCCGGTCAGCCGCTATTACGCCGAGGTGATGAAAAGCCGTTTGGGGCTGTCGGAGGAGAAACTCTTTGTCTGTCCGCCTGGTCTGGAGCTGGGGGATTATGCTCCCGCCCAGACGCCTCCTGCCCAGCCGTCCATAGGTTTTTTGGCTCGGATGGCGTATGTCAACGGGCTGGACATCGCCGCAGAGGCCTTTGCACTGCTGGCCTCCAAACCGGGACTGGAGCCGCTGCGGCTGCTGATTTGCGGCGGAAAGAATGCCGCCGATGAGCCGACGATTCGCTCCGTGCAGGAAACACTCGCTCAGGCGGGATTGGCCGAGCGGGTCCGCTTTGTTGAACGCTTCGAAAAGGCCGAGCGCCTGGCGTTTCTGCAGCAGATTCACGTGCTGGTCTGTCCGGCGCGGTACAGTCCGGCCTATGCAATGAATGTGCTGGAGGCGATGGCCTGCGGGGTGCCGTTTGCCGCCCCTCGGGCCGGAGTGTATCCGGAATGGGCGCAGCAGACCGGCGGGGGGATTCTGTATGAACCAAACAGTCCGCAAACCCTTGCGGAGACCCTCGAACCGCTTCTGCGAAATCCGCAGCAGGCAACCCAAATGGGAGCGGCGGCCCGGCAGGCCGTTCTGAGCCGTTTCGATATGGAACAAAATGCCCGCCGTTTTCTGCAGCGGCTGGAGACAAAAACCGGTTCGTAG
- a CDS encoding ABC transporter ATP-binding protein, giving the protein MLELKQVRKRYSTAVGPLEVLRGIDLRLDKGQSASIVGPSGCGKSTLLNLIGGLDKADEGTVSVEGRDLSTMGEEALADFRNRFIGFVFQQHHLLPQCTVLENVLLPALAGGRLREEPAALQRRAMELLEQVGLADRAGELPGRLSGGQRQRAAVARALLLRPVLLLADEPTGSLDEQTAVSVINLLDEVHRLYGLTLIVVTHSALLAARMQKRFVLSGGLLSEQTQDAVR; this is encoded by the coding sequence ATGCTCGAACTCAAGCAGGTCCGGAAACGCTATTCGACCGCTGTCGGCCCTCTGGAGGTGCTGCGGGGAATCGACCTGCGGCTGGATAAAGGGCAGTCGGCCTCCATCGTCGGCCCGTCCGGCTGCGGCAAAAGCACGCTGCTGAATCTCATCGGCGGTCTGGATAAGGCCGATGAGGGAACCGTTTCGGTTGAGGGTCGAGACCTTTCGACGATGGGCGAGGAGGCCCTGGCGGATTTTCGCAACCGCTTCATCGGGTTTGTCTTTCAGCAGCATCACCTCCTGCCGCAGTGTACGGTTCTGGAAAATGTGCTCCTGCCCGCTCTGGCCGGCGGGCGGCTTCGGGAAGAACCGGCGGCTCTGCAGCGGCGGGCGATGGAGCTGCTGGAGCAGGTGGGGCTGGCGGACCGGGCCGGTGAACTGCCCGGACGGCTGTCCGGCGGCCAGCGTCAGCGGGCGGCGGTGGCGCGGGCCCTGCTTTTGCGGCCGGTGCTGCTGCTGGCCGATGAGCCGACCGGCTCGCTGGATGAACAGACCGCTGTATCGGTGATTAACCTGCTGGACGAGGTGCACCGTCTTTACGGCCTGACCCTGATTGTTGTGACCCATTCAGCCCTTCTGGCCGCCCGGATGCAGAAGCGGTTTGTGCTTTCCGGCGGCCTGCTTTCTGAGCAGACACAGGACGCTGTGCGATGA
- a CDS encoding ABC transporter permease, with protein sequence MTLFRWLIRSLVFDRRIWLGVVLAAAAAVTVFTGSLLVGDSVRLSLARQNQLRLGRTGLVLTASQTLFRAQLAQDLRVQLKQPAASALLLKGWAENADGTARAVNVSIVGVDDAFADFAPSGKAPWLSGLGEGAVLNELLASRLNVQAGDEIVLTFEKIGGLAAESVLFPESELSVSVRLSVSAVADAESFGTFSLRADTAGALNVFVRLNRLAEWIEQPNRANAILLPDGCGLSEAEQALRQVFLPEDVGLIVRSLKGQTGGEVLSRRIFIPEPIAEVLLRADEQAVGILTYFVNEITHQDRRCPYSTVSAMAPASSAVSTVFSLLADDEIILNEWLADDLKADAGDIVTLTYYVPAPTGRTLIEQTAEFRVHSVIPMMGLGADETLMPDYPQLAQADSCRDWKPGIPIDLSRIRPKDEAYWNRYRGAPKAFISLPQAQRLWGGRFGNLTAVRIGSSMTARQLTEHLRASLPPAAAGLHIEPVRQRAAQASVGMTDFSSLFFGLSLFLLVSSLLLTALLFRFAVERRSEQIGLLKALGFRRGRIRLMYLLEGLILSAAGACLGLLPAVLYTRLLLWALSGVWSQAVAGASLAFDFHASTLLKGAAAGLTVSLFSMMLSLRRRLALPAAVLLGMPAEIAPPQSLKPRLLWTAVVPGIVGLVLSGWGLRADLQKATAVFFVSGSLLLVSLLLFLRYSLSASGILIFKRPVSGLIWAAWRNACRRPGRSMAAAAMTAAGVFLVAAVSLNQKSPPKDVRDRRSGTGGFVLAAESALPILQNLPEAAARLAPETDWEVLGLEGAAAFRVREGEPAGCLNLNRAVQPRLLGVDPVSLRNRRAFVFREVLPGTAASLEDAWHLLEADWGPDIVPAVGDVGTVYWALARKVGDTLVQTDEQGRPFTLKIVGMLESSVLQGNLLIPEKAFLERFPSTAGYRVFLLDAQPQKAEALSAALSRTFRRWGLEVVPTAQRLAVFQAVENTYLSIFLVLGGLGLLLGTVGMGWVLWLNILERRGELAMMQAVGFRKRVLVSMLVQEHLLILSAGVLCGLLSAVPAVLPALAGRIEPVPLGLLLTALAAVIFSGWMWIRLAAASALSGPILNALRSE encoded by the coding sequence ATGACGCTGTTTCGCTGGCTCATTCGCTCGCTGGTCTTTGACCGCCGCATCTGGCTGGGGGTTGTGCTGGCGGCGGCGGCCGCCGTGACGGTCTTTACCGGCTCTCTGCTCGTGGGCGATTCGGTGCGGCTTTCTCTGGCCCGGCAAAACCAGCTGCGGCTGGGCCGAACCGGCCTGGTGCTGACGGCTTCCCAGACTCTGTTTCGTGCACAGCTGGCCCAGGACCTTCGCGTACAGCTCAAACAGCCGGCGGCGTCGGCTCTGCTGCTGAAGGGCTGGGCGGAAAATGCCGACGGAACCGCCCGAGCCGTGAATGTCTCTATCGTCGGTGTCGATGATGCGTTTGCCGATTTTGCCCCGTCCGGAAAAGCACCCTGGCTGTCGGGTCTGGGCGAAGGAGCGGTGCTCAACGAACTCCTCGCCTCCCGACTGAATGTTCAGGCGGGGGATGAAATTGTCCTCACGTTTGAAAAAATCGGCGGGCTGGCGGCCGAGTCGGTGCTGTTTCCGGAATCGGAGCTGTCTGTTTCGGTTCGTCTGTCGGTTTCGGCCGTTGCGGACGCCGAATCCTTCGGTACGTTCAGTCTGCGGGCCGACACGGCCGGGGCGCTGAATGTGTTTGTCCGCCTCAATAGACTGGCCGAATGGATTGAGCAGCCGAACCGGGCCAACGCCATTCTTCTGCCGGACGGCTGCGGGCTCTCGGAAGCCGAGCAGGCCCTTCGGCAGGTCTTTCTGCCTGAGGATGTCGGTTTGATTGTCCGTTCTCTCAAGGGCCAGACCGGCGGCGAGGTGCTCAGCCGGCGCATCTTTATTCCGGAGCCGATTGCGGAGGTGCTCCTGCGGGCGGATGAACAGGCCGTCGGCATCCTCACCTATTTTGTCAACGAAATCACTCATCAGGACCGCCGCTGTCCCTATTCAACGGTCTCGGCGATGGCTCCGGCCTCTTCGGCGGTCTCCACCGTCTTTTCGCTGCTGGCCGATGATGAAATCATTCTCAATGAATGGCTGGCCGACGACCTGAAGGCCGATGCGGGCGATATTGTCACCCTGACGTATTATGTCCCTGCACCGACCGGACGAACCCTGATTGAGCAGACGGCGGAATTTCGGGTGCATTCCGTGATTCCGATGATGGGGTTGGGGGCGGACGAAACGCTGATGCCGGACTATCCCCAGCTGGCGCAGGCCGACAGCTGCCGCGACTGGAAACCGGGCATTCCGATTGACTTGAGCCGCATTCGCCCCAAAGACGAGGCCTACTGGAATCGATACCGCGGGGCCCCTAAGGCCTTTATTTCCCTGCCGCAGGCCCAGCGGCTCTGGGGCGGACGATTCGGGAATCTGACCGCCGTGCGTATCGGTTCGTCGATGACTGCCCGGCAGCTGACGGAGCATCTGCGGGCTTCTTTGCCGCCTGCGGCCGCCGGACTGCATATAGAGCCGGTTCGGCAGCGGGCCGCTCAGGCGTCCGTGGGGATGACGGATTTCAGCTCCCTGTTTTTCGGATTAAGTCTGTTTCTGCTCGTATCTTCGCTGCTGCTGACGGCGCTGCTGTTTCGCTTTGCCGTCGAGCGACGGTCTGAACAAATCGGCCTGCTCAAAGCGCTGGGTTTTCGCCGCGGCCGCATCCGGCTGATGTATCTGCTGGAAGGGCTGATTTTGTCGGCGGCGGGGGCCTGTTTGGGGCTGCTGCCTGCCGTTCTTTACACGCGTCTGCTGCTTTGGGCCCTCTCGGGGGTCTGGTCGCAGGCCGTGGCCGGGGCGTCTTTGGCGTTTGATTTTCATGCCTCGACTCTTCTGAAAGGGGCGGCGGCGGGACTGACGGTTTCGCTCTTTTCGATGATGCTCTCGCTGCGGCGCCGTCTGGCGTTGCCCGCTGCGGTCCTGCTGGGGATGCCCGCGGAGATTGCCCCTCCGCAATCCCTCAAACCGCGGCTTCTGTGGACCGCTGTTGTGCCTGGAATCGTCGGCCTTGTGCTGAGCGGCTGGGGGCTTCGTGCGGACCTTCAGAAAGCCACGGCTGTCTTCTTTGTCTCCGGTTCGCTGCTGCTGGTGTCGCTGCTTTTGTTCCTGCGATACAGTCTTTCCGCATCCGGTATCCTCATTTTCAAACGACCGGTCAGCGGTCTGATTTGGGCGGCTTGGCGCAATGCCTGCCGCCGTCCGGGCCGCTCGATGGCGGCAGCGGCCATGACCGCCGCCGGCGTCTTTCTGGTTGCGGCCGTTTCCCTGAATCAAAAATCGCCTCCGAAGGATGTTCGCGATCGCCGCAGCGGCACGGGCGGTTTCGTTCTGGCGGCCGAAAGCGCTCTGCCGATTCTGCAAAACCTTCCGGAGGCCGCCGCTCGGCTTGCCCCCGAGACGGACTGGGAGGTGCTGGGGCTGGAAGGGGCGGCCGCCTTTCGGGTTCGAGAAGGCGAGCCGGCCGGCTGTCTGAATCTCAATCGGGCCGTTCAGCCGCGGCTTCTGGGGGTTGACCCGGTGTCCCTTCGCAATCGCAGGGCCTTTGTCTTTCGGGAGGTTCTGCCGGGCACGGCGGCATCTCTGGAGGACGCCTGGCATCTGCTCGAGGCCGACTGGGGGCCGGATATCGTGCCGGCTGTCGGCGATGTCGGAACGGTCTATTGGGCCCTCGCACGCAAGGTGGGCGACACGCTTGTGCAGACCGATGAGCAGGGCCGGCCCTTTACCCTCAAGATTGTCGGCATGCTCGAATCCTCCGTGCTTCAGGGCAATCTGCTCATTCCGGAAAAGGCCTTTCTGGAGCGGTTTCCTTCGACGGCGGGCTATCGGGTCTTCCTGCTCGATGCACAGCCGCAGAAAGCCGAAGCTCTTTCGGCGGCCCTCAGCCGCACATTCCGCCGATGGGGGCTGGAGGTCGTTCCGACGGCTCAGCGGCTGGCGGTCTTTCAGGCGGTGGAAAATACGTACCTGTCCATCTTTTTGGTTTTGGGCGGGCTGGGACTGCTGCTGGGCACGGTCGGGATGGGCTGGGTGCTCTGGCTGAATATTCTCGAGCGGCGGGGAGAGCTTGCGATGATGCAGGCCGTCGGTTTTCGCAAACGGGTTCTTGTCTCGATGCTGGTTCAGGAGCATCTGCTTATCCTGTCGGCCGGTGTGCTGTGCGGTTTGCTGTCCGCTGTGCCGGCGGTGCTGCCGGCGCTGGCCGGGCGGATTGAACCGGTGCCGCTCGGACTGCTGCTGACGGCCCTGGCCGCCGTAATTTTCAGCGGCTGGATGTGGATTCGTCTGGCGGCGGCCTCCGCCCTCTCCGGGCCGATTCTGAACGCCCTGCGAAGTGAATAA
- a CDS encoding LamG-like jellyroll fold domain-containing protein, which produces MIAFYPFDGSFEDVLGDPQKTFIPVNNPVFVPGLYGQAVSFNGIDQTAVTTSFVVHDFSIVFWIQTTDSHPGGNRKFWNGKGILSADYEGCTNEIGDWAVCLESTDKAGFGIGGLCDEVHDVLSSTPINDGLWHFVCCTRNGTTGEYRIYVDDGPAEETYTLTPVYPRKPLPLYLASTGGEPGKFLNARIDQLAFFDHVLTQTEIDMIRLHGVHPPLKAVRISPLPETPVPYQVLLRWTHPNQVESYRLYLDTDPARVADPNLPAAPMLIGGLEIAPASPTDPNGSFLFDGVQCNQTYYWRVDTLVIEPNWLCVMPDTNEPCWNLYTWVKGDVWSFASCPEWLTFSGTLDDRYVLPDPTTLRMPSAPQVEWSIEAVSARPILSFQWLRNGQPLPINQTKYTEERPVETPFHILSRLTIHHADEEDEGLYRVRVVLDNLEEYESAAASLYVSSERIVHRWSLNENLEDSVGGADAFAVDPLGGRISLQDGAAVFASEQRLSGDPNASFIDLPNGLLSALGNNLTLMVWFTAEGTAANQPVFSFGISEGGEGQTGSPAGSRYLMLTPHNGHLTHPRMVFESRLGQSVQTLSAPPALPEQEICAAVVWSSPEQTMRLYVNGQLKDTATLNGRLSELDDRNNWLGRSQIASDPLFRGRINELRIYNVPLSEPWIRALYENGPDSDPLQADPCLEANPFDANGDCVVDIADFAVFAENWLWCGRLSCLE; this is translated from the coding sequence TTGATTGCCTTTTACCCATTCGACGGGTCGTTTGAAGACGTTCTGGGGGACCCGCAAAAAACGTTCATTCCGGTAAACAACCCCGTCTTTGTCCCGGGCCTGTACGGCCAAGCTGTTTCGTTCAACGGAATTGACCAGACTGCCGTAACAACCTCCTTTGTTGTGCATGATTTCAGCATTGTTTTTTGGATTCAGACCACCGATTCACACCCGGGCGGCAACCGAAAGTTCTGGAACGGCAAAGGCATTCTCAGTGCCGACTATGAAGGATGCACCAACGAAATCGGCGACTGGGCTGTCTGCCTGGAGAGTACCGACAAAGCCGGATTTGGAATCGGAGGGTTATGTGATGAGGTGCACGACGTCCTCTCATCGACGCCGATTAACGACGGACTGTGGCATTTTGTCTGCTGCACTCGAAACGGAACCACAGGTGAATACAGGATTTACGTTGATGATGGGCCTGCAGAAGAGACCTATACACTCACGCCGGTTTATCCCAGAAAACCTCTGCCGCTGTATCTGGCCTCCACCGGCGGCGAACCCGGCAAGTTCCTGAACGCCCGGATTGACCAGCTGGCCTTTTTTGACCATGTGCTGACCCAGACGGAAATCGATATGATTCGCCTGCACGGCGTTCACCCGCCCCTGAAGGCCGTTCGCATAAGCCCCTTGCCGGAAACCCCTGTACCCTACCAGGTGCTCCTTCGCTGGACGCATCCGAATCAGGTGGAATCCTATAGACTGTATCTGGATACAGACCCGGCTCGTGTGGCCGACCCCAATCTTCCGGCGGCGCCGATGCTTATCGGCGGGCTTGAGATTGCGCCGGCCTCGCCGACGGACCCAAACGGTTCGTTTCTCTTTGACGGCGTGCAGTGCAACCAAACCTACTACTGGCGTGTGGATACCCTCGTTATTGAGCCCAACTGGCTGTGTGTGATGCCGGACACCAACGAACCCTGCTGGAATCTTTACACATGGGTCAAAGGCGATGTCTGGTCGTTTGCCTCCTGTCCGGAATGGCTGACGTTTTCCGGCACACTCGATGACCGTTATGTGCTGCCGGACCCAACGACGCTGCGGATGCCGTCGGCGCCGCAGGTGGAATGGTCCATAGAGGCCGTATCCGCCCGGCCGATTCTTTCTTTCCAGTGGCTTCGCAACGGACAGCCGCTTCCAATCAACCAGACAAAATACACGGAAGAACGCCCCGTAGAGACTCCGTTTCATATCCTGAGCCGACTGACGATTCACCATGCAGACGAAGAAGACGAGGGCCTTTATCGGGTTCGAGTGGTGCTGGACAATCTGGAAGAATATGAGTCGGCCGCGGCGTCTTTGTATGTTTCCTCCGAACGGATTGTGCATCGGTGGAGTCTGAATGAGAATCTGGAGGATTCCGTCGGAGGTGCCGATGCCTTCGCTGTGGACCCGCTCGGCGGGCGGATTTCTCTGCAGGACGGGGCGGCGGTTTTCGCATCGGAGCAGCGCCTGTCCGGCGACCCCAATGCTTCCTTCATCGATTTGCCCAATGGTCTGCTGTCCGCGCTGGGCAACAATCTGACGCTGATGGTGTGGTTTACCGCGGAGGGCACCGCCGCCAATCAGCCGGTTTTCAGCTTTGGAATCAGCGAAGGGGGGGAAGGTCAGACCGGTTCGCCCGCCGGCAGCCGGTATCTGATGCTCACGCCGCACAACGGCCATCTGACCCACCCCAGGATGGTGTTTGAGAGCCGACTGGGCCAATCTGTTCAGACTCTTTCGGCCCCGCCTGCACTGCCGGAGCAGGAAATCTGTGCCGCCGTGGTCTGGAGCAGTCCGGAGCAGACTATGCGGCTTTATGTCAACGGGCAGCTGAAGGACACAGCGACTCTGAACGGCCGTCTGTCGGAGCTGGATGACCGCAACAACTGGCTGGGACGCTCGCAGATTGCCTCTGATCCTCTTTTCCGAGGACGGATTAATGAGCTGCGAATCTATAATGTGCCGCTTTCCGAACCGTGGATACGGGCCCTGTATGAGAACGGACCGGACAGCGACCCGCTGCAAGCCGACCCGTGTCTGGAGGCCAATCCGTTCGATGCCAACGGGGACTGCGTTGTGGACATTGCCGATTTTGCCGTTTTTGCCGAAAATTGGCTCTGGTGCGGCCGGCTTTCCTGCCTCGAATAA
- the rpmH gene encoding 50S ribosomal protein L34 — MENHRKSLIKRARKHGFRARMRTKKGRQILSRKRRTGRSTNVKRSFS, encoded by the coding sequence ATGGAAAATCATCGCAAAAGTTTAATCAAGCGGGCCCGCAAGCACGGGTTTCGGGCTCGGATGCGGACGAAGAAAGGCCGTCAGATTCTTTCTCGCAAGCGCCGCACCGGACGCAGCACCAACGTCAAGCGGAGCTTCAGTTAA
- the ispG gene encoding flavodoxin-dependent (E)-4-hydroxy-3-methylbut-2-enyl-diphosphate synthase, with the protein MIARRKTRTVQVGSVRLGSKHPIVIQSMTKVFTTRAAACVRQIVRLQEAGCGLVRLAVPTRNDTRAFARIVRQVSIPLVADIHFSAERAIEAIEAGAAKIRLNPGNIKDRRDILRIIDCAKRHGIAIRIGVNEASIRDLKSGDTAMDRRVRLMRTEMTRYVRLFEKAGFDNLVLSAKSADTVRTIEINRILAKDFDYPLHLGLTHAGLPEDAAVPSAVTLGALLAEGIGDTIRVSAAGDPVEEVKIARQILLSLGLQEPTGPQLIVCPTCGRCRINVAALARKVKKELTHLNKPIRVAVMGCVVNGPGEAADADIAVCAAEGKGFLYRQGVRTAIVPAERLLEALRDELRRCR; encoded by the coding sequence ATGATTGCACGAAGAAAAACACGAACCGTTCAGGTGGGTTCCGTTCGGCTTGGCTCAAAGCATCCGATTGTCATCCAGTCGATGACGAAGGTCTTTACCACCCGCGCGGCCGCCTGTGTGCGGCAGATTGTCCGGCTTCAGGAGGCCGGCTGCGGTCTGGTGCGGCTGGCGGTGCCCACGCGAAACGACACCCGGGCCTTCGCCCGCATTGTCCGGCAGGTTTCCATTCCGCTGGTTGCAGACATTCACTTTTCGGCGGAGCGGGCGATTGAGGCCATCGAGGCCGGCGCCGCCAAGATTCGGCTCAATCCGGGCAATATCAAGGACCGCCGCGACATCCTGCGGATTATCGACTGTGCCAAACGGCACGGCATCGCTATCCGCATCGGCGTCAATGAAGCGAGCATACGCGATTTAAAAAGCGGTGATACGGCGATGGACCGCCGCGTGCGTCTGATGCGCACGGAAATGACCCGCTATGTGCGGCTGTTTGAGAAGGCCGGCTTTGACAATCTGGTTCTCAGTGCCAAAAGCGCCGACACGGTGCGGACGATTGAAATCAACCGGATTCTGGCGAAGGATTTTGACTACCCGCTTCATCTGGGCCTCACGCACGCAGGCCTTCCGGAGGATGCGGCTGTTCCTTCTGCGGTGACGCTCGGGGCGCTGCTGGCGGAGGGCATTGGCGATACGATTCGCGTCAGTGCCGCCGGCGACCCGGTCGAAGAGGTCAAAATCGCTCGTCAGATTCTTCTTTCACTGGGGCTGCAGGAGCCGACCGGACCGCAGCTGATTGTCTGCCCGACCTGCGGGCGGTGCCGCATCAATGTGGCCGCGCTGGCCCGCAAGGTCAAAAAGGAACTGACGCATCTGAACAAGCCCATTCGCGTAGCGGTAATGGGCTGTGTGGTCAACGGCCCGGGCGAAGCGGCGGATGCGGACATCGCTGTCTGTGCCGCCGAGGGCAAGGGCTTTTTGTATCGGCAGGGGGTGCGGACGGCTATCGTTCCCGCCGAGCGGCTTCTGGAGGCCCTGCGGGATGAACTCCGCCGCTGCCGATAG